A genome region from Primulina eburnea isolate SZY01 chromosome 9, ASM2296580v1, whole genome shotgun sequence includes the following:
- the LOC140841151 gene encoding uncharacterized protein — protein sequence MFWKRIALHQLLEGDHSTKKSRIVGANSKLKPLRGKRKLDCSRVEPNNNRARKKRRMNEDSAPNDRPPEVDRISELPEPIVHHIFAHLRCPKDVVRTCIWSKKWKSMFDSYLTFDFDERCFSVRGGERKHNKLRSRQVQERKFKSYVEKSIATRLAPATCIDKFRLYVSNLNYQLEFSMERWIHLAVEKNVKVLEIHVNSEESRYSLLCDGLVSKAITSLKLSGSVISCLSSLQLCNLRELSLKSVIGIALLIKKLGQSCPLLEDLRLVCCTGLSSLTIPSLAKLRRVEVHECASLIHIEIMAPNLETFWYHAKKHQYCDIDLKGCETLKNLTLRDCRMTDTKFQCYMSKCPLIENLVLQECSRVKRLTILSAKLKSLALLKCTKMQEVNIDAPNLYSFQFSSHRMPFSSMNVLGLCEVKFSFGHIVKTPQIIDECKKIFGNINRSKGFKLVVHTKQIMQIYEDLKEADLVQNSFSKLDLTLSSSTVVKIVDKWLLESHGRSLTLISPGSELVKLIRMMIVNREDDPHCCSFYSKKCWRHYLANVQMAVSKSSRKTFYFFKWKGHRSM from the exons ATGTTTTGGAAGAGAATTGCTTTGCATCAGCTCCTCGAGGGAGATCATTCTACTAAGAAATCAAGAATTGTTGGCGCCAATTCGAAGTTAAAGCCCTTGAGAGGGAAGCGAAAATTAGATTGCAGCCGTGTCGAACCGAACAATAACAGAGCTAGGAAGAAACGGAGGATGAATGAAGATAGTGCGCCTAATGATAGACCTCCTGAAGTTGATCGGATTTCGGAATTACCTGAACCCATTGTTCATCACATTTTCGCACACCTGCGTTGCCCGAAAGATGTGGTGCGTACGTGCATTTGGTCAAAGAAGTGGAAAAGCATGTTCGATTCATACTTGACATTTGATTTTGATGAGAGGTGTTTTAGTGTACGAGGGGGAGAAAGGAAGCATAATAAGCTCAGATCCCGCCAAGTGCAGGAAAGGAAGTTCAAGAGTTATGTTGAGAAATCGATTGCGACAAGACTTGCACCTGCTACTTGCATAGATAAGTTCAGGCTGTATGTTAGTAATCTTAATTATCAATTGGAATTTAGTATGGAACGTTGGATACATCTTGCTGTGGAGAAAAATGTCAAGGTGCTTGAGATTCATGTAAATTCAGAGGAGAGCCGATATAGCTTACTTTGTGATGGGCTAGTTTCCAAGGCAATAACTTCCCTGAAGTTGTCAGGGTCAGTTATATCTTGTTTAAGTTCTCTACAGCTATGTAATTTGAGAGAACTATCGTTGAAAAGCGTTATTGGTATTGCACTTTTGATCAAGAAACTTGGACAAAGCTGCCCATTGCTAGAGGATTTGAGGCTGGTTTGCTGTACTGGATTGTCCTCTTTGACTATTCCTTCACTTGCCAAGCTCCGGAGGGTGGAGGTGCATGAGTGTGCTAGCCTCATTCACATTGAAATAATGGCACCAAATCTTGAAACCTTTTGGTATCATGCAAAGAAGCATCAGTATTGCGATATCGACTTAAAAGGATGTGAGACTCTGAAGAATCTGACATTGAGGGACTGCAGAATGACAGATACTAAGTTTCAGTGTTATATGTCCAAGTGTCCATTGATTGAGAATTTGGTGCTCCAAGAATGTAGCAGAGTGAAAAGACTCACAATTTTGAGTGCAAAATTGAAGAGTTTAGCCTTATTGAAGTGCACGAAAATGCAGGAAGTTAACATTGATGCTCCAAATCTTTACTCCTTCCAGTTTAGCAGCCATCGAATGCCTTTTTCTTCCATGAATGTTTTGGGTCTGTGTGAAGTAAAGTTTTCCTTTGGTCATATCGTGAAAACACCTCAGATTATTGATGAATGTAAAAAAATTTTTGGGAATATTAATCGATCTAAGGGTTTCAAATTAGTTGTACATACCAAACAG ATTATGCAGATTTATGAAGATCTGAAAGAAGCTGATCTAGTTCAAAACAGCTTTAGCAAGCTAGATTTGACTCTATCATCATCAACTGTGGTGAAAATTGTTGACAAGTGGTTATTGGAATCACATGGAAGGAGTCTTACTCTAATTTCTCCTGGCAGTGAATTGGTGAAG TTAATTCGCATGATGATCGTGAATCGGGAAGATGATCCACACTGCTGCAGTTTCTACTCGAAAAAATGTTGGCGACACTACCTAGCAAATGTTCAAATGGCGGTCTCAAAGTCTTCAAGAAAGACATTTTATTTCTTCAAATGGAAAGGACATAGAAGCATGTGA